The following are encoded together in the Gordonia insulae genome:
- the pcaG gene encoding protocatechuate 3,4-dioxygenase subunit alpha, which translates to MTHPPTPGQTVGPFFHYALPFDGGAELVPSGHPDRIRLHGTVFDGAGDPVPDALIEIWQTDGAGHVSQEPGSLRRDGFTFTGFGRVQTDRTGHYSFATVAPGPIVSEAAPFFAICVFARGLLDRLFTRAYLPDSARALAADVLLTSVPEDRRSTLISIAEDGGYRFDIRLQGDGETVFLDHGGR; encoded by the coding sequence GTGACTCATCCACCCACCCCCGGCCAGACCGTCGGTCCGTTCTTCCACTACGCCCTGCCGTTCGACGGTGGTGCGGAGTTGGTGCCGTCCGGACATCCGGATCGGATTCGACTGCACGGCACAGTATTCGATGGTGCAGGTGACCCGGTGCCCGACGCACTGATCGAGATCTGGCAGACCGACGGAGCCGGCCACGTCAGCCAGGAGCCCGGATCGCTGCGGCGGGACGGATTCACCTTCACCGGGTTCGGTCGCGTCCAGACCGATCGAACCGGGCACTACTCGTTTGCGACGGTGGCGCCCGGACCGATCGTCTCGGAGGCTGCTCCGTTCTTCGCGATCTGTGTCTTCGCACGCGGACTGCTCGACCGATTGTTCACGCGTGCCTACCTGCCCGACAGTGCTCGCGCGCTGGCCGCCGACGTTTTGTTGACCTCCGTCCCCGAGGATCGTCGATCGACATTGATCTCGATCGCCGAGGACGGCGGCTACCGCTTCGACATCCGCCTTCAGGGTGACGGCGAGACGGTCTTCCTCGACCACGGAGGCCGATGA
- the pcaC gene encoding 4-carboxymuconolactone decarboxylase: MSRYDDGMAVRREVLGDAHVDRATDAITDLTSDFQELITEYAWGSIWTRPGLDRRSRSMITLTALIARGHHEELAMHLRAALRNGLTRDEIKEVLLQSAIYCGVPDANTAFRIANGVFAEGDD; this comes from the coding sequence ATGAGCCGATACGACGACGGCATGGCGGTGCGGCGCGAGGTGCTCGGCGACGCACACGTCGACCGGGCCACGGACGCCATCACCGACCTCACCAGCGACTTCCAGGAACTCATCACCGAGTATGCGTGGGGCAGCATCTGGACCCGCCCCGGTCTGGACCGTCGCAGCCGATCGATGATCACCCTCACCGCGTTGATCGCCCGCGGCCATCACGAGGAACTCGCCATGCATCTGCGCGCCGCCCTGCGCAACGGTCTCACCCGCGACGAGATCAAGGAGGTGCTCCTGCAGTCGGCGATCTACTGCGGGGTACCGGATGCGAATACCGCGTTCCGGATCGCCAACGGGGTGTTCGCCGAGGGTGATGACTGA
- a CDS encoding lyase family protein, with the protein MADLLWPGDHHAGEILTDAAILEAMIAVEAAWSAALVATGVAPPEAAVTADTLRGLITGADRAQIAVEAESGGNPVIPLVRRLRDGLGSSPAATWLHRGLTSQDVVDTALMICVAEAFAAIAGELDRQVEILARHADDHRATPMVARTLTQQAVPMVFGLKAALWLRGVLDAREQVDALRFPVQLGGAAGTSAAVVELAGATVNPGHLVAETSTIVARELGLEPSTPWHSVRTAITRAGDAAVGCTDAWGHIANDVLTLSRPELGELTEGAGGASSTMPHKANPALSVQIRRAAISAPQLGATLHLAAADAVEERTSGGWHAEWAAIRDLVRRSVVAARQTTRLVDDLRVHTNRMATNLADAGDAVRSEQVSMATIAGHRPEANYLGATTYYIDAQLERARITGAMDRGEAR; encoded by the coding sequence GTGGCCGACCTCCTCTGGCCGGGCGATCACCACGCCGGTGAAATCCTCACCGACGCAGCGATTCTCGAGGCCATGATCGCCGTCGAGGCGGCATGGTCGGCGGCTCTGGTGGCAACCGGGGTCGCTCCGCCGGAGGCCGCTGTCACGGCGGATACGCTCCGCGGGTTGATCACCGGTGCCGACCGTGCGCAGATCGCGGTGGAGGCGGAATCCGGAGGCAACCCGGTGATCCCGCTGGTGCGACGGCTTCGTGACGGCCTCGGCTCGTCCCCGGCCGCGACCTGGTTGCACCGTGGACTCACCAGTCAGGACGTCGTGGATACGGCACTGATGATCTGTGTCGCCGAGGCGTTCGCCGCCATCGCCGGCGAACTCGATCGGCAGGTCGAGATCCTCGCGCGCCATGCCGACGATCACCGCGCCACTCCGATGGTCGCGAGAACGCTGACACAGCAGGCGGTCCCGATGGTCTTCGGACTCAAGGCCGCGCTGTGGCTGCGTGGCGTGCTCGACGCACGGGAGCAGGTCGACGCGCTGCGCTTTCCGGTGCAACTCGGCGGTGCGGCCGGGACGTCGGCCGCCGTGGTCGAACTCGCCGGTGCCACGGTGAATCCCGGGCACCTGGTCGCGGAGACATCGACCATCGTCGCGCGGGAACTCGGGCTCGAGCCCTCCACGCCGTGGCATTCGGTGCGCACCGCGATCACCCGCGCCGGCGACGCCGCGGTCGGCTGTACCGACGCCTGGGGCCATATCGCCAACGACGTACTCACCCTGTCGCGCCCAGAGCTCGGCGAGCTCACCGAAGGTGCCGGTGGAGCGTCGTCGACGATGCCGCACAAGGCCAATCCGGCGTTGTCCGTGCAGATCCGGCGGGCCGCGATCTCGGCGCCACAACTCGGGGCCACCCTGCATCTCGCCGCGGCCGACGCCGTCGAGGAACGGACCTCCGGCGGCTGGCATGCGGAGTGGGCCGCCATCCGGGATCTTGTCCGTCGGAGCGTCGTCGCGGCGCGCCAGACCACCCGTCTCGTCGACGATCTGCGCGTCCACACCAACCGCATGGCCACCAACCTGGCCGATGCCGGCGATGCGGTGCGATCCGAACAGGTGTCGATGGCCACGATCGCCGGTCATCGACCGGAGGCGAACTACCTCGGCGCGACAACGTATTACATCGACGCGCAACTCGAACGCGCGCGCATCACAGGAGCAATGGACAGGGGAGAAGCCCGATGA
- a CDS encoding 4-hydroxybenzoate 3-monooxygenase, whose product MNAGPTTRTQVAIVGGGPAGLMLSHLLHVAGIESVVVDNRTVEQIETTHRAGILERDSVRLLVDSGVSDRVLTEGHEHEGIALRFGGVSHRIDFQKLTGASCWLYPQTEVFIDLHRARTRDGGDLRYGITDTEVHGVLDSPTVRYTDADGISHEVTADLLVGADGSRSICRSLVADAHQYFREYPFAWFGVMVQAPPSAPELIYNRAPEGFALISQRTDTVQRMYFQCDPGENPGEWSDDRIWDQLHTRLSGSDGFRLQEGPVIERTVLPFRSFVQSPMRHGRLLLAGDAAHTVPPTGAKGLNLALSDVRVLAEAIERAIKKNDGDALDGYTDRALARVWKAQHFSYWMTSMLHNVSGASEFDEQRQLGELQSLVSSEAGSTYLAEGYTGWPHH is encoded by the coding sequence ATGAACGCTGGGCCCACCACCCGAACCCAGGTGGCCATCGTCGGCGGCGGGCCGGCGGGCCTCATGCTCTCTCACCTGCTGCACGTCGCCGGGATCGAGAGCGTCGTCGTCGACAACCGGACCGTCGAGCAGATCGAGACCACGCACCGCGCCGGCATCCTCGAGCGCGACAGCGTGCGGCTGCTGGTCGACTCCGGGGTCTCCGATCGCGTGCTCACCGAGGGCCACGAGCACGAGGGCATCGCGCTGCGCTTCGGTGGTGTCAGCCATCGCATCGACTTCCAGAAGCTGACCGGTGCATCATGCTGGCTCTATCCGCAGACCGAGGTCTTCATCGATCTGCACCGGGCCCGCACCCGTGACGGTGGCGACCTGCGCTACGGCATCACCGACACCGAGGTGCACGGCGTCCTCGATTCTCCGACCGTCCGATACACCGATGCCGACGGCATCTCGCACGAGGTGACCGCGGACCTGTTGGTCGGCGCCGACGGTTCCCGCAGCATCTGCCGATCACTGGTCGCCGACGCTCACCAGTACTTCCGCGAGTACCCCTTCGCCTGGTTCGGCGTCATGGTGCAGGCGCCGCCGAGCGCTCCCGAACTCATCTACAACCGGGCGCCCGAGGGCTTCGCGCTCATCAGTCAGCGCACTGACACCGTGCAGCGCATGTACTTCCAGTGCGATCCCGGCGAGAACCCGGGCGAATGGTCCGACGACCGGATCTGGGATCAGCTGCACACTCGGCTGTCCGGTTCCGACGGCTTCCGACTCCAGGAGGGGCCGGTCATCGAGCGCACGGTGCTGCCGTTCCGCAGTTTTGTGCAGTCGCCCATGCGCCACGGTCGACTGCTGCTGGCCGGCGACGCCGCCCATACCGTCCCGCCGACCGGCGCCAAAGGTCTGAATCTCGCGCTCTCCGACGTCCGGGTGCTCGCCGAGGCGATCGAACGTGCCATCAAGAAGAACGACGGCGACGCCCTGGACGGCTACACCGACCGCGCGCTGGCGCGGGTGTGGAAGGCGCAGCACTTCTCGTACTGGATGACCTCGATGCTCCACAATGTCTCGGGCGCTTCGGAATTCGACGAACAGCGACAACTCGGAGAGCTTCAGTCCCTGGTCTCCTCGGAGGCCGGCTCAACCTATCTCGCAGAAGGGTACACAGGATGGCCACACCATTGA
- the pcaH gene encoding protocatechuate 3,4-dioxygenase subunit beta produces MATPLIAGSDAAAGTQQQISDEIARIGAEYASSVSAGTAPETAPRLNYAPYRSSLLRHPTKSFHHSDPEGIELWSPAFGHRDVDPLEADLTIQHSGEPVGERMVVTGRVLDGDGRPIRGQLVEVWQANAAGRYIHKRDQHPAPIDPNFTGVGRCLTDNDGWYRFTTIKPGPYPWKNHHNAWRPAHIHFSVFGTAFTQRLVTQMYFPGDPLFAFDPIYQAIVDQQARDRLVATYDHDLTQHEWSTGYRWDIVLTGSRQTPMEEDQ; encoded by the coding sequence ATGGCCACACCATTGATCGCCGGCTCGGACGCCGCCGCGGGCACACAGCAGCAGATCAGCGACGAGATCGCACGGATCGGTGCGGAGTACGCCTCGTCGGTGTCGGCCGGGACGGCACCCGAGACCGCACCGCGCCTGAACTATGCGCCCTACCGGTCGAGTCTGCTCCGCCATCCCACCAAGAGCTTTCATCATTCCGATCCGGAGGGGATCGAGCTCTGGTCGCCGGCATTCGGGCACCGCGACGTCGACCCCCTGGAGGCCGACCTCACCATCCAGCACAGCGGCGAACCGGTGGGTGAGCGGATGGTCGTCACCGGGCGTGTGCTCGACGGTGACGGCCGCCCGATCCGCGGCCAGCTCGTCGAGGTGTGGCAGGCCAACGCAGCGGGGCGCTACATCCACAAGCGTGACCAGCACCCGGCGCCGATCGACCCCAACTTCACCGGAGTCGGCCGCTGCCTCACCGACAACGACGGGTGGTACAGGTTCACCACCATCAAGCCCGGCCCGTACCCGTGGAAGAACCATCACAATGCGTGGCGCCCCGCGCACATCCACTTCTCGGTGTTCGGCACCGCCTTCACCCAGCGGCTCGTCACCCAGATGTACTTTCCCGGCGACCCGCTCTTCGCATTCGATCCGATCTACCAGGCGATCGTCGATCAGCAGGCGCGCGACCGCCTCGTCGCCACCTACGACCACGATCTGACCCAGCACGAGTGGTCCACCGGATACCGTTGGGACATCGTGCTCACCGGCAGTCGCCAGACCCCGATGGAGGAGGACCAGTGA